From Thalassococcus sp. S3, one genomic window encodes:
- a CDS encoding ABC transporter permease — MLRTVSLDSLMPYFGVVILVIAGSFFFPQVLSVGYLTQQLQIAAFLGLLATGATIVILLGHIDLSVPWVLTGAAILSTALVGSGNPVLAAVAVPAALAFGALIGAINAIGVALLRIPSMVWTLAVNSMLLGLAVLNTGGFNPKGESSALMVTMASGDLLGLPVSFLIWIAISLALAYFLTKTPFGRYLRSIGFNEKATFLSGVSTPSVLFVAFAIAGMCSALGGVMLAGYANQAYQSMGDPFLLPTIAAVVIGGTSILGGRGGLFGTIGGALFITLLTSILSVMQIEDAWRNIIFGVIILAMLLFQTLRKGALA; from the coding sequence ATGCTGCGCACCGTCTCACTCGACAGCCTCATGCCTTATTTCGGCGTGGTCATTCTGGTCATCGCCGGCAGCTTCTTCTTCCCGCAGGTGCTGAGCGTCGGCTATCTGACCCAGCAGCTTCAGATCGCGGCCTTTCTGGGCCTGCTTGCCACCGGGGCGACCATTGTCATCCTTCTGGGACATATCGACCTTTCCGTGCCCTGGGTTCTGACGGGCGCCGCAATACTGTCCACGGCGCTGGTGGGCAGCGGCAACCCGGTTCTGGCTGCCGTGGCCGTCCCCGCGGCGCTTGCCTTTGGCGCGCTGATCGGTGCGATCAACGCAATTGGCGTCGCGCTCCTCCGTATTCCGTCGATGGTCTGGACGTTGGCCGTGAATTCCATGCTTTTGGGCCTGGCCGTTCTCAATACCGGAGGGTTCAATCCCAAGGGCGAGTCGAGCGCATTGATGGTCACGATGGCGTCCGGCGATCTGCTGGGCCTGCCAGTCAGTTTCCTGATCTGGATCGCGATTTCCCTGGCGCTGGCCTACTTCCTGACTAAGACACCGTTCGGGCGCTACCTGCGCTCCATCGGCTTCAATGAAAAGGCCACGTTCCTGTCCGGCGTCTCCACACCATCGGTCCTGTTCGTCGCCTTCGCGATCGCGGGCATGTGTTCGGCCCTTGGTGGCGTGATGCTGGCCGGGTATGCCAATCAGGCCTACCAAAGCATGGGCGACCCGTTCCTGCTGCCGACAATCGCGGCAGTGGTGATCGGTGGCACGTCGATCCTTGGTGGACGTGGCGGGCTTTTCGGAACCATCGGGGGTGCGCTGTTCATCACATTGCTGACGTCGATCCTGTCCGTCATGCAGATCGAAGATGCGTGGCGCAACATCATCTTCGGGGTCATCATCCTTGCGATGCTCCTTTTTCAAACCCTTCGGAAAGGTGCCCTGGCATGA
- a CDS encoding DUF2332 domain-containing protein, with the protein MTKSTQSLADRYLAFAQREAHGISPTYEAYAISAAGNPDLLNRLLDLPEGKQQPNLLFAATRHSVGLPDAGFDFALHALGRWDEIKPVILSRSTQTNEPGRCACLLPALAQFKAPLAIIEVGAAAGLCLFPDRYGYDFGRVRLDPSEKAAPVFPCKASDRTPIPAAHPKIVWRAGLDLNPLDVQSDEDMQWLRTLIWPEHAERQSRLEAAIGVARRDPPRIVTGDLLEQTEALAAQAPKDARLVIFHTAVLNYVAPRIRKQFAELVQDLEAEWLANEGARILPDLVSDMGLDDRPGAFVLSHNGRAIARTGPHGQFIDWL; encoded by the coding sequence ATGACAAAAAGCACCCAAAGCCTCGCCGACCGCTACCTTGCGTTCGCCCAACGCGAAGCGCATGGCATCTCCCCAACTTATGAGGCCTACGCGATCTCCGCGGCTGGAAACCCGGACCTCCTCAACCGGCTTCTGGATTTGCCCGAGGGCAAACAACAGCCAAACCTGTTATTCGCGGCAACACGACATTCCGTGGGCCTGCCGGATGCGGGTTTTGACTTTGCCTTGCATGCCTTGGGGAGATGGGACGAGATCAAACCTGTCATCCTCTCACGCTCAACCCAGACGAACGAACCCGGACGCTGTGCTTGTCTTCTTCCGGCACTTGCGCAGTTTAAGGCCCCTTTGGCCATCATCGAGGTGGGCGCGGCCGCGGGTCTTTGTCTGTTTCCGGATCGCTATGGCTACGATTTCGGGCGTGTCCGGCTGGACCCCTCGGAGAAAGCCGCCCCCGTATTCCCCTGTAAAGCGTCCGACCGAACCCCGATCCCAGCAGCCCATCCCAAGATCGTCTGGCGTGCCGGCCTCGATCTCAATCCGCTGGACGTGCAAAGCGACGAGGACATGCAATGGCTTAGGACGCTGATCTGGCCAGAACATGCAGAACGCCAGTCCCGGTTGGAGGCCGCAATCGGGGTCGCCAGACGCGATCCCCCTCGGATCGTGACAGGCGATCTTCTGGAACAGACCGAAGCATTAGCCGCTCAGGCGCCAAAAGACGCCCGTCTGGTGATCTTTCATACCGCCGTTCTGAACTACGTCGCACCACGGATCCGAAAACAATTTGCCGAACTTGTCCAAGATCTTGAAGCGGAGTGGCTGGCCAATGAGGGCGCGCGTATCCTGCCTGACCTCGTGTCTGACATGGGCTTAGACGACCGACCGGGCGCCTTTGTTCTCTCTCACAATGGTCGTGCAATTGCCCGCACTGGTCCGCACGGGCAATTTATCGATTGGCTCTAG
- a CDS encoding sugar ABC transporter ATP-binding protein, translating to MSDTGPPLLEMRNISKHFGATKALDGVDFVCNAGEVHAVLGENGAGKSTLMKLIAGVLQPTQGQLRVDGQDVFLNTPRDALRHGLVCMFQELSLVPDLTVRENLLLGARGAGIGWLRGTGMDDAQTVLNRIGGELIKMGTRVADLTLPQRQQVEIAKAIMKKPRLLILDEATSALSASVVERVFDLVREERDGGTAVLFISHRFHEIEALADRVSVFRNGQRVETFLKGEHDYSEIINMMVGQKIEELFPQKQNTQGDAEIVLDVRNFSWDGRVKDVSLSVRRGEIVGLGGLDGQGQSAFLMGLFGLLRKTEGATIVSGEPREIKSPKAAKHREVALAYIPEDRKTEGLILDQSIQENLELAALGRADLDAGDASLYSGSLEQLALKHGGLDLPVSSLSGGNQQKVVLAKWLALAPRCLLLSDPTRGIDVKTKTQIYAILRQLADQGTAILLLSTDYEELIQLCDETHVFFDGEIVASLKDQDLTPQNIIAATLNVSTGAGAAHA from the coding sequence ATGTCAGACACAGGCCCCCCGCTTCTGGAGATGCGAAACATCTCCAAACATTTTGGCGCGACCAAAGCCCTCGATGGTGTTGATTTCGTCTGCAACGCCGGAGAAGTGCATGCCGTCCTTGGGGAAAACGGCGCAGGAAAATCCACCCTGATGAAGCTCATCGCGGGCGTGCTGCAGCCCACGCAAGGGCAGTTGCGCGTCGATGGGCAAGACGTGTTTCTGAACACACCCCGCGATGCATTGCGCCACGGCTTGGTATGCATGTTTCAAGAGCTGTCGCTGGTTCCCGATCTGACCGTGAGGGAGAACTTGCTGCTGGGCGCGCGAGGGGCCGGCATCGGATGGCTGCGCGGCACCGGGATGGACGACGCACAAACCGTATTGAACCGCATTGGCGGTGAGCTGATCAAAATGGGCACACGCGTGGCCGATCTGACCCTGCCGCAGCGCCAACAGGTTGAAATCGCCAAAGCGATCATGAAAAAGCCGCGCCTTCTCATCCTCGACGAAGCAACCTCGGCGCTGAGTGCATCTGTGGTTGAACGCGTATTCGACCTTGTCCGCGAGGAGCGGGACGGCGGCACGGCCGTATTGTTCATCTCGCACCGCTTTCACGAGATCGAAGCGCTCGCCGACCGGGTGTCGGTCTTCCGCAACGGGCAGAGGGTCGAGACCTTCCTTAAGGGAGAGCACGACTATTCCGAGATCATCAACATGATGGTCGGCCAAAAGATCGAAGAGCTGTTTCCGCAAAAACAGAACACCCAAGGCGATGCCGAGATTGTCCTGGACGTTCGAAACTTCAGCTGGGACGGGCGTGTGAAAGACGTCAGCCTTTCGGTACGACGCGGCGAGATCGTCGGACTGGGCGGGCTTGATGGTCAGGGCCAAAGCGCATTTCTGATGGGCCTTTTCGGTCTGTTGAGAAAAACAGAAGGCGCCACGATAGTTTCCGGTGAGCCGCGTGAGATCAAAAGCCCCAAGGCCGCCAAGCATCGGGAGGTCGCATTGGCCTACATCCCGGAAGATCGCAAGACCGAAGGGCTGATCCTTGATCAGAGCATTCAGGAAAACCTTGAACTGGCCGCCCTTGGCCGCGCGGATCTCGACGCAGGTGACGCGTCCCTCTATTCCGGCTCGCTTGAACAACTGGCCTTGAAACACGGCGGCCTCGACTTGCCCGTTTCATCGCTGTCCGGTGGTAATCAGCAAAAGGTGGTTTTGGCAAAATGGCTGGCGCTCGCACCGCGTTGCCTTCTTTTGTCCGATCCCACGCGCGGCATCGACGTCAAGACCAAGACGCAAATCTACGCCATTCTGCGGCAACTGGCCGATCAGGGTACGGCGATCCTGCTGCTTAGCACGGATTATGAAGAGCTGATCCAGCTTTGTGACGAAACCCATGTCTTCTTTGACGGTGAGATCGTCGCATCGCTCAAGGACCAGGACCTGACACCGCAGAACATCATCGCCGCAACCCTGAACGTGTCGACCGGGGCGGGAGCGGCCCATGCTTGA
- a CDS encoding NADH:ubiquinone reductase (Na(+)-transporting) subunit D: MAQKRREMLVDPLVDNNPITLQVLGICSALAVTSSLQVAFVMTVAVTLVTGFSSMFISMIRNHIPSSIRIIVQMVIIASLVILVDQILKAYAYEISKTLSVFVGLIITNCIVMGRAEAFAMKNPPLDSFIDGVGNGLGYGLILMLVGFIRELFGSGSLFGITVLETVNNGGWYVPNGMLLLPPSAFFIIGLIIWAFRSWKPAQVEEREYKIQTVEEH, translated from the coding sequence GCAGAGAAATGCTGGTCGACCCCTTGGTCGACAACAACCCCATCACCTTGCAGGTTCTGGGCATCTGTTCAGCTCTTGCGGTGACCTCTTCGTTGCAGGTCGCCTTTGTGATGACCGTCGCGGTGACCCTTGTGACGGGCTTTTCGTCCATGTTCATCTCGATGATCCGCAACCATATCCCCAGTTCAATCCGGATTATCGTGCAGATGGTGATCATCGCTTCGCTGGTGATCCTGGTGGACCAGATCCTCAAGGCCTATGCCTATGAGATCTCGAAAACCCTGTCGGTCTTTGTGGGCCTGATCATCACCAACTGCATCGTGATGGGCCGGGCCGAAGCGTTCGCGATGAAGAACCCGCCGCTGGACAGCTTCATCGACGGTGTCGGCAACGGGCTGGGCTATGGTCTGATCCTGATGCTGGTCGGTTTCATCCGTGAGCTCTTTGGCTCGGGCAGTCTTTTTGGCATCACCGTGCTTGAGACCGTCAACAACGGCGGCTGGTATGTGCCGAACGGCATGTTGCTGCTGCCGCCCTCGGCCTTCTTCATCATCGGTCTGATCATCTGGGCTTTCCGCTCGTGGAAACCGGCTCAGGTGGAAGAGCGGGAATACAAAATTCAAACGGTGGAGGAGCACTGA
- the nqrE gene encoding NADH:ubiquinone reductase (Na(+)-transporting) subunit E yields MEAYLALAVKAIFVENLALSFFLGMCTFIAVSKKISTAIGLGISVMIVQSITVPANNLILNYLLAPGALAWAGFSEVDLTFLGLISYIGVIAALVQILEMVLDKYFPPLYNALGVFLPLITVNCAILGGSLFMVERGYDFGESVTYGVSSGFGWALAITAMAGVREKLKYSDIPDGLQGLGITFITAGLMAMAFMSFSGVKL; encoded by the coding sequence ATGGAAGCTTATCTCGCCCTCGCCGTTAAGGCGATCTTTGTCGAAAACCTCGCTTTGTCCTTCTTTCTGGGCATGTGCACATTCATCGCCGTGTCCAAGAAGATCTCGACCGCGATCGGTCTTGGGATTTCGGTCATGATCGTGCAGTCGATCACGGTTCCGGCAAACAACCTGATCCTCAACTATCTGCTGGCGCCCGGCGCGCTGGCCTGGGCCGGTTTTTCCGAGGTCGATCTGACCTTTCTGGGCCTGATTTCCTATATCGGTGTGATCGCGGCCCTGGTGCAGATCCTGGAAATGGTGCTCGATAAGTACTTCCCGCCGCTTTACAATGCTTTGGGTGTTTTCCTGCCACTCATCACCGTGAACTGCGCGATCCTCGGCGGATCGCTCTTCATGGTGGAGCGTGGGTATGATTTCGGCGAAAGCGTCACCTACGGTGTGTCCTCTGGCTTTGGTTGGGCGCTGGCTATCACGGCGATGGCAGGCGTGCGCGAAAAGCTGAAATATTCCGACATTCCCGATGGTCTGCAAGGGCTGGGCATCACCTTCATCACCGCGGGGTTGATGGCGATGGCCTTCATGTCCTTCTCCGGCGTTAAACTGTAA
- a CDS encoding sugar ABC transporter substrate-binding protein — MKKLLLSSAIAMASAGVAFADTYRPECFAPAPGTSTKSYDAKEGPYKLAFVNGFAGNDWRIQAIQSAKAWAARPDNADKIDEFTVVSVGNDSAAQIAAIDNFIAAGYDAITFIAVNPTAFEPVIRRAERAGTILVPFDNVLDTDKVVQVNESQKDLGALKAQTVMDILGGEAEKILMVNGLPGNATDRDRRLGMMSVLEQVDGLEIVEVVGNWDTGTSQKVVADALATHGTFDAVVSQHGSAGSINAMQAAGHPIVPMGVDGENGVRMLMDELEIPGVSASQAPAMSAIALEAAVALLEGNTLPQTIFLPIPQVKAEDLEAGVNYFPDLPKSFNTGTGFVECFEPFSPEELLGQSPDNT; from the coding sequence ATGAAAAAACTGCTTTTAAGCTCGGCCATCGCGATGGCCAGTGCCGGAGTTGCATTTGCCGATACCTATCGGCCTGAATGCTTTGCCCCGGCGCCGGGGACATCGACAAAGTCGTATGATGCAAAGGAAGGGCCCTACAAGCTTGCCTTTGTGAACGGATTTGCCGGGAATGACTGGCGTATTCAGGCCATCCAGTCCGCCAAGGCCTGGGCCGCCCGGCCCGACAACGCGGACAAGATCGACGAATTCACGGTCGTGTCCGTCGGCAACGACAGCGCCGCGCAGATCGCGGCCATCGATAACTTCATCGCCGCGGGCTACGACGCGATCACGTTCATCGCCGTCAACCCCACCGCGTTTGAACCGGTCATCCGGCGGGCAGAGCGCGCGGGCACGATCCTTGTGCCATTCGACAACGTTCTGGACACGGACAAGGTCGTTCAGGTCAATGAAAGCCAGAAAGACCTTGGGGCCCTCAAAGCGCAGACCGTGATGGACATTCTTGGTGGAGAAGCCGAGAAAATCCTGATGGTCAATGGCCTGCCCGGCAACGCCACCGACCGTGACCGCCGCCTTGGAATGATGAGCGTACTGGAACAGGTCGACGGACTTGAGATTGTCGAGGTTGTTGGCAATTGGGACACCGGCACCAGCCAGAAGGTCGTCGCCGACGCGCTGGCCACCCACGGCACGTTTGACGCGGTCGTGTCGCAGCACGGTTCTGCGGGGTCGATCAATGCGATGCAAGCCGCCGGGCACCCGATCGTTCCGATGGGCGTGGATGGCGAAAACGGCGTGCGCATGCTGATGGACGAGCTTGAGATCCCGGGTGTGTCCGCCAGCCAGGCGCCCGCGATGTCCGCAATAGCGCTGGAGGCAGCGGTCGCCCTTCTGGAAGGCAACACGCTGCCGCAAACGATCTTCCTGCCGATCCCGCAGGTGAAGGCCGAAGACCTCGAGGCCGGTGTGAATTACTTCCCGGATCTGCCGAAATCCTTCAACACCGGCACCGGGTTTGTAGAATGTTTCGAGCCGTTCTCGCCGGAAGAGCTGTTGGGTCAGTCCCCCGATAACACCTGA
- the nqrF gene encoding NADH:ubiquinone reductase (Na(+)-transporting) subunit F gives MATFGLGILLFTLIVLTLVTVILAARSRLVSSGNVNITINGEKTISVPAGGKLLQTLAEQKLFVPSACGGGGTCAQCRVRIHSGGGSILPTEESHITKREASCGDRLSCQVAVKQDMEVEVPEEVFGVKKWECTVRSNENVATFIKNLVLELPEGEDVNFRAGGYIQIEAPAHQLNYTDFDVQDEYREDWDKFDLWQYKSAVAEPIERAYSMANYPDEKGLIMLNVRVASPPPGTDLPPGQMSSYIFNLKPGDKVTISGPFGEFFARDTQKEMVFIGGGAGMAPMRSHIFDQLKRLKNRDRKITFWYGARSKKEMFFVEDFDELAKEFPNFTWHVALSDALPEDDWDGYTGFIHNVLYDEYLKDHPAPEDCEYYMCGPPIMNSSCINMLVELGVDREDIMLDDFGG, from the coding sequence ATGGCGACCTTCGGTCTTGGAATTCTTCTCTTTACGCTGATCGTCCTCACATTGGTCACGGTCATCCTTGCCGCGCGCTCCAGGCTTGTTTCAAGCGGGAACGTAAACATCACCATCAATGGTGAGAAAACAATCTCTGTCCCGGCGGGCGGCAAACTGCTCCAGACCCTGGCGGAGCAAAAGCTGTTTGTTCCGTCTGCCTGCGGCGGTGGCGGAACCTGCGCGCAGTGTCGTGTGCGTATTCATTCGGGCGGCGGGTCGATCCTGCCGACCGAAGAAAGCCATATCACAAAACGCGAGGCATCCTGCGGTGACCGTCTGTCCTGTCAGGTGGCGGTCAAGCAGGACATGGAAGTCGAAGTCCCCGAAGAGGTGTTCGGCGTCAAAAAGTGGGAGTGCACCGTCCGTTCGAACGAGAACGTGGCCACGTTCATCAAGAACCTGGTGTTGGAGCTGCCGGAGGGCGAGGACGTGAATTTCCGCGCGGGCGGATACATCCAGATCGAAGCGCCGGCGCACCAATTGAACTATACCGATTTCGACGTTCAGGACGAATACCGCGAAGATTGGGACAAATTCGATCTGTGGCAATACAAGTCCGCCGTAGCCGAACCGATCGAACGTGCCTATTCGATGGCCAACTACCCGGATGAAAAAGGGCTGATCATGCTCAACGTGCGGGTGGCCTCCCCGCCTCCGGGAACAGATCTGCCGCCGGGGCAAATGTCGTCCTACATCTTCAACCTCAAGCCCGGTGACAAGGTCACGATCTCTGGTCCGTTCGGCGAATTCTTCGCGCGCGACACCCAGAAGGAGATGGTGTTTATCGGCGGGGGCGCGGGCATGGCGCCGATGCGCAGCCATATCTTCGACCAGCTCAAGCGGCTCAAGAACCGCGACCGGAAAATCACCTTCTGGTACGGGGCGAGGTCAAAGAAAGAGATGTTCTTTGTCGAGGATTTCGACGAGCTTGCGAAGGAATTCCCGAACTTCACCTGGCATGTCGCCCTTTCCGATGCGTTGCCAGAGGACGATTGGGATGGCTACACCGGCTTCATCCACAATGTGCTTTATGACGAGTATCTCAAGGATCATCCCGCGCCGGAGGATTGTGAATACTACATGTGTGGTCCGCCGATCATGAACTCCTCATGCATCAACATGCTTGTGGAGCTTGGCGTTGACCGAGAGGATATCATGCTCGACGACTTCGGTGGCTGA
- the ltnD gene encoding L-threonate dehydrogenase, with protein MSLNVAIFGLGSMGYGMAQSCLRAGMNVYGFDVVSDPVSRLVAEGGMAGSVTDVAPRLDAVVVVVLNAAQVENVLFGEDGVAERLQAGSVVMACATVPPDFAKDMEHRCAAEGVHYLDAPISGGSAKAALGKLGIMASGTKDAFAAAEPVLDATAETVFHLGDKAGAGSAMKAVNQLLAGVHIATMAEALTFGMTQGISPETFVDVITKCAGNSWMLENRAPHVVAGDYTPHSQVNIWPKDLGIVLETARTAGFHAPIAETALAQYMRAVEMGLGHEDDAAVTKVYAKNAGLTLPDSQS; from the coding sequence ATGAGCTTGAACGTCGCTATCTTCGGTCTGGGCTCCATGGGGTATGGCATGGCGCAGTCCTGCCTACGGGCCGGGATGAACGTATACGGGTTCGACGTCGTCTCTGATCCGGTGTCACGCCTTGTTGCAGAGGGCGGGATGGCAGGATCGGTCACCGATGTGGCGCCAAGGCTCGACGCTGTCGTTGTGGTGGTTCTGAATGCCGCGCAGGTTGAAAACGTTCTCTTCGGTGAGGATGGCGTGGCAGAAAGGCTGCAGGCCGGATCGGTGGTGATGGCCTGTGCCACCGTTCCGCCAGACTTTGCCAAGGACATGGAGCACCGTTGCGCTGCCGAAGGTGTTCATTACCTCGACGCCCCGATTTCCGGGGGGTCGGCCAAGGCCGCTCTGGGCAAGCTCGGGATCATGGCATCGGGAACGAAGGACGCCTTTGCAGCCGCAGAGCCGGTTCTAGACGCCACCGCCGAGACAGTGTTCCACCTTGGTGACAAGGCGGGGGCCGGGTCGGCGATGAAGGCGGTGAACCAGCTGCTCGCGGGCGTGCATATCGCAACCATGGCCGAGGCGCTCACCTTCGGCATGACACAGGGCATCAGCCCGGAGACATTTGTCGACGTCATCACCAAATGCGCGGGCAATTCGTGGATGCTGGAGAACCGCGCGCCTCATGTCGTGGCGGGGGATTACACCCCGCACAGCCAGGTGAACATTTGGCCAAAGGATCTGGGCATCGTGCTGGAAACGGCCCGGACGGCTGGCTTTCATGCCCCGATCGCTGAGACAGCGCTCGCGCAATATATGCGCGCTGTCGAGATGGGGCTTGGCCATGAAGACGATGCAGCCGTCACCAAGGTCTATGCAAAGAATGCGGGGTTAACCCTCCCGGACAGCCAGTCCTAA
- a CDS encoding ABC transporter permease, which produces MLDYMRANRREVIAGVVLIALLATYLGTHPRGASTYVMTIWANQCLILGLAACAQFFAVVVRGIDLSVGAVMALTNCIASYLLDGSAAGIAFGMVAVVAAGALCGLLNGIVIVYGRIQPIVVTLATASIFIGVALLLRPTPGGAVNYDLADAMTLDVLGVPTALVITGVAVLGFWLPFRRTGLGLGLYALGSSEQAAFQSGIDTKLIRLAAFTLAGLFGGLAGLFYSFVTTTGDAGIAAGFTLNSIAAVVLGGVLLRGGVGSLVGALAGAFILKTIASLMFFSGIPSLAQPLFEGMILAAAIAIGGADVLRARNKLEVYS; this is translated from the coding sequence ATGCTTGATTACATGCGCGCGAACCGCCGCGAAGTCATCGCGGGCGTCGTACTGATCGCGCTTTTGGCGACCTATCTAGGCACGCATCCGCGCGGGGCGTCGACCTATGTAATGACGATCTGGGCCAACCAGTGCCTGATCCTTGGTCTGGCCGCCTGCGCCCAGTTCTTTGCCGTCGTGGTCCGGGGGATCGACCTGTCGGTCGGCGCCGTGATGGCGCTGACGAACTGTATCGCCTCTTATCTCCTCGACGGGTCTGCAGCCGGGATCGCGTTTGGCATGGTTGCGGTTGTGGCCGCGGGGGCGCTTTGCGGGCTCCTGAACGGGATCGTCATTGTTTATGGGCGTATCCAACCCATCGTTGTGACGCTGGCCACCGCCTCGATCTTCATCGGCGTTGCTCTCTTGCTCCGTCCCACTCCGGGCGGGGCGGTCAACTATGACTTGGCCGATGCGATGACATTGGATGTATTGGGCGTCCCAACTGCACTGGTCATCACTGGGGTTGCAGTGCTCGGGTTCTGGCTGCCGTTCCGGCGCACCGGGCTGGGTCTTGGCCTTTATGCGCTTGGATCGTCTGAACAGGCGGCCTTTCAGTCGGGGATCGATACGAAACTCATACGTCTGGCCGCCTTCACGCTTGCCGGACTATTCGGAGGTCTGGCCGGTCTCTTCTACAGTTTCGTGACCACCACGGGCGATGCTGGCATTGCCGCTGGTTTCACGCTCAACTCCATCGCGGCGGTGGTTTTGGGCGGTGTCCTGTTGCGTGGTGGGGTCGGATCGCTCGTCGGTGCGTTGGCGGGCGCTTTCATTCTGAAGACGATTGCATCTTTGATGTTCTTCTCCGGCATCCCTTCCCTGGCACAACCGCTTTTCGAAGGGATGATCCTGGCGGCGGCCATCGCCATTGGCGGCGCCGATGTGCTGCGCGCCCGCAACAAGCTGGAGGTCTACTCCTGA
- a CDS encoding SMP-30/gluconolactonase/LRE family protein, with amino-acid sequence MTEPCFITVDPRFDAFVDTTRPPEQIAEGFIWTEGPVWLEDHLFFNDIPNKRMMCWSETAGLQVALSNSEFANGNTLDLKGKMVSCEHGGRRVIRRRDPMKPDAVEVIAEQYDGKRLNSPNDVVVRSDGSVWFTDPPYGINSDIEGYPAESELGGCYVFCADTNGTLHAVATDFDKPNGLAFSPDEQRLYVADSGAIRGASFPGIDYDLPHHIRIFDVDGMSLTNPRVFAVIAPGVPDGFRVDHEGFVWTSALDGIHCLSPEGALIGKIWLPQQTSNICFGGKAGQTMFITSSDKVYRVESGRRDASHILRERERILS; translated from the coding sequence ATGACCGAACCGTGCTTCATCACCGTGGATCCAAGGTTCGATGCCTTCGTCGACACCACCCGGCCCCCGGAACAGATCGCCGAGGGATTTATCTGGACCGAGGGCCCGGTGTGGCTGGAGGATCATCTGTTTTTCAACGACATCCCCAACAAGCGGATGATGTGCTGGAGCGAGACAGCAGGATTGCAGGTCGCGCTGTCAAACAGCGAGTTTGCCAATGGCAACACGCTCGACCTGAAGGGCAAAATGGTGTCCTGCGAACACGGGGGGCGTCGTGTGATCCGACGACGCGACCCCATGAAGCCTGACGCGGTCGAGGTCATCGCCGAGCAATATGATGGCAAGCGACTGAATTCACCCAATGACGTCGTTGTCCGCTCGGACGGGTCGGTGTGGTTCACGGATCCGCCCTATGGGATCAATTCGGATATCGAAGGCTATCCGGCTGAAAGCGAATTGGGCGGCTGCTATGTTTTTTGCGCCGACACAAATGGAACCCTTCACGCGGTTGCAACCGATTTTGACAAGCCCAACGGCCTGGCCTTTTCGCCTGACGAACAACGTCTCTACGTCGCCGATTCCGGCGCGATCCGGGGGGCGAGTTTTCCAGGCATAGACTACGATTTGCCTCATCACATCCGCATCTTCGATGTAGACGGCATGTCGCTGACCAATCCCCGCGTTTTCGCGGTGATCGCGCCCGGCGTGCCGGATGGCTTCCGCGTGGACCACGAAGGGTTCGTCTGGACATCCGCGCTGGACGGCATCCACTGTCTGTCACCCGAAGGGGCGTTGATCGGAAAGATCTGGCTGCCCCAGCAAACGTCGAATATCTGCTTCGGAGGCAAAGCGGGCCAGACAATGTTCATTACCTCCTCCGACAAGGTCTATCGGGTGGAGAGCGGGCGGCGCGACGCGTCCCATATCCTCAGAGAACGCGAAAGGATCCTGTCATGA